The Pangasianodon hypophthalmus isolate fPanHyp1 chromosome 23, fPanHyp1.pri, whole genome shotgun sequence genome includes the window GAGAGACGGCTGAGGAAGGAGAGAAGCCCAAACCGGGAACGTACGcaaaaaatcattttccattttcaaaatCATTAACTGCTATTCTGAATACGGGGGAAAAGGAGGAAAACATGTCCTGGTATCACATAACATCAGATGATAGTTCTACCAAGTTCATTTCAACACTTAGGACTCATATTcatcatcactgattattttcagtAACAATTGTCCAGGTCAGTAATTTATCTTTAGCTCATAGCATTGCACCAGACCGCTGGATCAGCACAGTGTGTATTAATCAGCTTTTCAGCACTTACTGAACTTTATTAAAGCGTATACATGCACTTCTGCTCCATGCAGCATTATACTAACAGTATTTTGTCCCTCTGATTTGTCCTTAGTCTTATATTCCCTGGCGTAAAAATCTCAAGAGACAGTCAGTTCACCGAGTTCTTGGACGGTCTAGGCCCCGCCCAACTCGCTGGGAGACAGACGCTGGCCACGCCCCCAATGGGTGAGTAATGCTGCTTCTTGCTTTGTGTTTATTAGAAGTATatacagacatttatttaaagtctGAGTGTCCtattgctttgtttttaatcatttcaaacATTCAAACAGAATTAGACTTCTACTAATGAAGCTTGATAAAGCCTTGTTTCTAATAGATATCTTGTACAAAAGTTTGTATATTTTGATAAACACCTCGGACATGTTTATCCCGTTCAGGCGATATTCAGATCGGCATGGTGCACAGGAAAGAGCGTCTTGATGTCGAGGTGATTCGTGCTAGAGGTCTGGTGGGCAAACCGGGCAACAAACAGACGCCAGGTGACAATCCAATTTTTCTCCTTCCACAAGACATAGTGGATGATTTGCTGTCCTTTGTttacttctttagttttgcactgggaTTATGAGGCTAAGTGTAGTTTACAAATAACATCAGTTTAAATcagaatgttttctgtaaatgtctGCCTCAGACCACAGCCAGTTCTTCAGTGACGTCACACAGTTGTgttgatgtggtttaggacacaatGGGACTAACTGTGATCTATAAACATGAATGTTACTGTGTAGTTGAAATGGCATCGTGCAGTAGGTTAACCTCAGGCTACAGCTAAGAATCTAACTGCAGCTGTAGAGTGTAACATACATGAACCAGCCAGAAGAGATAGCCAATTTCTTGACCAGAGATATTACTGCTCATCTCATAGTTTTCTGTTATTTACTTTTTGTAGCACCCTACGTTAAGGTCTATTTACTGGACAATGGGAAGTGTataaacaagaagaaaacaCGGCTGGCGAGGAAAACGCTGGACCCTCTATATCAGCAGCAGCTGCAGTTTGAGGAGAGTCCCGAGGGAAAAGTGTTACAGGTAAAGCTCCCACACAACAGGCgtcatgaaaagaaaatgtgaatggGTGTGTTTTACCGTCACCTGTTTTGTTTGAAGAGCAAAGAGATGACATTATTGAAAAAAGCACCAACCTAATACAGCCAAAGCCACAGAGAGACCCAAACACACCCTCACATCTATTTATCTGGCAACTTCGATACTTCGGACAAGATGAAACTCATCTCAGTGATAATTTGGATTTTGTAACATTCCAGATATTTCAGTTCAGGGGCTGTATTATAGAAAAGTCATTTTAAGCTGCACGTTCAAGACAGGATCCAAAACTAGTCTAAAACTAGTCAGTAATCAATTATCATGTCTGTTACCTAGaaaacaacaccacacacagctGTTTGGTGTAAACGGGTCACTGTTTTGTAACAACTacctgtaaaaatgtaaaaacaatcaaaaaaagcataattttaaagaaaataaactttataaacatgttttatttgattatttatttgtttcatcaGCATTAAGACAGAACAGAGAAGGTGTTTGGCCTCTTCAAAGCTGATTACAGCTGGTCAACCAAGTGCACACTGTAATCTGGCTGTTTGGTTAATCTCCGGAAAATggtacaaacacaaacagaaaagactCCAGTGGTTATCCTAGAGATTGGACACTTGTTGGGGACTTGATATAGGATGCTCCTATAATCCTACAGCTATTGTTCGAAATAAGATCTTATGTTTCTCTGTGTTATTTTCTGTTGCATTAACCAAAGCATATTAAACGCATCATTTTACTTACAGTTGTCTGATTATTTCGTAGCAGTCTCTGTCAGATTTTGCATGTTGATCATACTGAATGTCTTTTGTTAACGTTAAACCCATACCATGTTTTTCAGATCATCGTGTGGGGAGATTACGGCCGCATGGACCACAAGTCATTCATGGGCGCCGCTCAGATCCTTTTGGACGATTTAGAGCTCACCAACATGGTGATTGGCTGGTACAAACTGTTTCCCCCCACCTCACTGGTGGATCCGACGTTAGCTCCTTTAAGCAGTAAAGCTCCTGAAGGAGCGACTGACAAATCAAATGTTCGCTCATAATGACGCCGAGATGTCGTCTGCATGCTTCACGCTGCGTCCCGTGGGAAGGCTGAGAGCAAGAACACGCTACCGTCTTCCTGCTGCCAAAAGAGAAACGAGGAAATGGGGAGACGCAGGAGCCGAGCATTTGGGTTCGAGCATCATTAATGTCAGACAGACAGCT containing:
- the LOC113546187 gene encoding regulating synaptic membrane exocytosis protein 4-like, with protein sequence MGRLGQDSVRHSQSKLSLSASFEALTVYFTCINSVNGSGAEEGKKKKPVRLAIQRSVETGLAIEMKSRMTRQPSRETAEEGEKPKPGTLIFPGVKISRDSQFTEFLDGLGPAQLAGRQTLATPPMGDIQIGMVHRKERLDVEVIRARGLVGKPGNKQTPAPYVKVYLLDNGKCINKKKTRLARKTLDPLYQQQLQFEESPEGKVLQIIVWGDYGRMDHKSFMGAAQILLDDLELTNMVIGWYKLFPPTSLVDPTLAPLSSKAPEGATDKSNVRS